In Kitasatospora sp. NBC_00240, the following are encoded in one genomic region:
- a CDS encoding lytic polysaccharide monooxygenase, translating to MSLHRRALALGVVGSTVLLTALTSAGTAGAHGSMSNPVSRVAACFAEGPEHPQSQVCKDLVAQSGTQPLYDWNEVNIANANGQHQALIPDGKLCSANRDKYKALDMARTDWPATAVAAGPYNFKFRVTAAHIGLMTVYITKAGYDPTKPLKWSDLDPTPVAQTQVTRTATDGFYNFTGNLPQRTGRQLLYMTWQRSDSPEAFYSCSDVDFPSAQPKLAAAPAAPSDQQIAAAAAKSTVDHYGHGGDTAPDAPAVQAQAAAVGGTSQAGPLMLAGAVAVGAGWGALVLRRRRADAARASA from the coding sequence ATGTCGCTCCACCGCAGAGCCCTCGCGCTCGGCGTCGTCGGATCCACCGTGCTGCTCACCGCCCTCACCTCGGCCGGCACCGCCGGCGCGCACGGCTCGATGTCCAACCCGGTCAGCCGAGTGGCGGCCTGTTTCGCCGAAGGCCCCGAGCACCCCCAGTCCCAGGTGTGCAAGGACCTCGTCGCACAGAGCGGCACCCAGCCGCTCTACGACTGGAACGAGGTCAACATCGCCAACGCCAACGGCCAGCACCAGGCGCTCATCCCGGACGGCAAGCTCTGCTCGGCCAACCGCGACAAGTACAAGGCCCTCGACATGGCCCGCACCGACTGGCCGGCCACCGCCGTCGCGGCGGGGCCGTACAACTTCAAGTTCCGGGTCACCGCCGCGCACATCGGCCTGATGACCGTCTACATCACCAAGGCCGGCTACGACCCGACCAAGCCGCTGAAGTGGTCCGACCTCGACCCGACCCCGGTCGCGCAGACCCAGGTGACCCGGACCGCGACCGACGGCTTCTACAACTTCACCGGCAACCTGCCGCAGCGCACCGGCCGCCAGCTGCTCTACATGACCTGGCAGCGCAGCGACAGCCCCGAGGCGTTCTACAGCTGCTCGGACGTGGACTTCCCCTCCGCGCAGCCGAAGCTGGCCGCCGCCCCGGCCGCCCCGTCGGACCAGCAGATCGCCGCGGCCGCGGCGAAGTCCACCGTCGACCACTACGGCCACGGCGGCGACACCGCGCCGGACGCGCCCGCCGTCCAGGCTCAGGCCGCCGCCGTCGGCGGCACCTCCCAGGCCGGCCCGCTGATGCTGGCCGGCGCCGTCGCGGTCGGCGCCGGCTGGGGTGCGCTGGTGCTGCGCCGCCGCCGCGCCGACGCGGCCCGCGCCTCGGCCTGA
- a CDS encoding serine hydrolase, whose product MSPRHRARRRRHRPLRTGLFTLLAAVATAVALSLGTGGGQLVARPAATAPIGDSGSPSATAAALPEASARAARTVGEAVADAGADAEGAVAVSVLDLDSGVTAGSQLPGPDGATPGADADDDGTSGAGGHAFVTASIVKADILAALLRQTDTALPAAQRTLAESMIEQSDNDAASELYQAIGGADGLDEANRAFGLTRTTAGRDGYWGLTTTTTEDQLRLLRVIFTADSPLDADDRGYLQDLMSLIADGQDWGVSAAADPDGAAKLKNGWLSRSTDGLWAVNSIGLVTRDGRDLLVAVLSDGNSTEESGIALVESVAVAAVEALVPGGAD is encoded by the coding sequence ATGAGCCCCCGACACCGCGCCCGCCGGCGACGGCACCGACCGCTGCGGACCGGCCTGTTCACGCTGCTGGCGGCGGTCGCCACCGCGGTCGCGCTGTCGCTCGGGACGGGCGGCGGGCAACTGGTGGCCCGCCCGGCCGCCACCGCCCCCATCGGGGACAGCGGCAGTCCGTCCGCGACGGCCGCCGCCCTGCCCGAGGCGAGCGCCCGGGCCGCCCGGACGGTCGGGGAGGCGGTGGCCGACGCCGGGGCCGACGCGGAGGGCGCGGTGGCGGTGTCGGTACTGGACCTCGACTCCGGCGTCACCGCCGGCTCGCAGCTGCCCGGGCCGGACGGCGCCACTCCCGGGGCCGACGCGGACGACGACGGGACGAGCGGCGCCGGCGGCCACGCCTTCGTCACCGCCAGCATCGTGAAGGCGGACATCCTGGCGGCCCTGCTCCGGCAGACCGACACCGCTCTCCCGGCCGCGCAGCGGACCCTGGCCGAGTCGATGATCGAGCAGAGCGACAACGACGCCGCCAGCGAGCTCTACCAGGCGATCGGCGGGGCGGACGGGCTCGACGAGGCCAACCGGGCCTTCGGCCTGACCCGGACGACGGCCGGCCGCGACGGCTACTGGGGCCTGACCACCACCACGACCGAGGACCAGCTCCGGCTGCTCCGGGTGATCTTCACCGCGGACTCGCCGCTCGACGCCGACGACCGCGGCTACCTGCAGGACCTGATGAGCCTGATAGCGGACGGCCAGGACTGGGGCGTCTCCGCCGCGGCCGACCCGGACGGCGCGGCGAAGCTCAAGAACGGCTGGCTGTCCCGCAGCACCGACGGCCTCTGGGCGGTCAACAGCATCGGCCTGGTCACCCGCGACGGGCGCGACCTGCTGGTGGCCGTGCTCTCGGACGGGAACAGCACCGAGGAGAGCGGCATCGCCCTGGTCGAGTCGGTGGCCGTGGCGGCGGTGGAAGCACTGGTCCCAGGCGGCGCGGATTGA
- the rplT gene encoding 50S ribosomal protein L20: MARVKRAVNAHKKRRVILERASGYRGQRSRLYRKAKEQVTHSLVYNYNDRKKRKGDFRQLWIQRINAAARANGITYNRFVQGLKAANVEIDRKMLADLAVNDPAVFASLVEVAQKALPTDVNAPRAAADAA; the protein is encoded by the coding sequence GTGGCACGCGTCAAGCGGGCAGTAAACGCCCACAAGAAGCGCCGGGTCATCCTCGAGCGGGCCAGCGGTTACCGCGGCCAGCGGTCGCGCCTGTACCGCAAGGCCAAGGAGCAGGTCACCCACTCGCTCGTTTACAACTACAACGACCGCAAGAAGCGCAAGGGCGACTTCCGTCAGCTCTGGATCCAGCGCATCAACGCTGCGGCTCGTGCCAACGGCATCACCTACAACCGCTTCGTGCAGGGTCTGAAGGCTGCCAACGTCGAGATCGACCGCAAGATGCTGGCCGACCTGGCCGTCAACGACCCGGCCGTCTTCGCGTCGCTCGTCGAGGTGGCCCAGAAGGCGCTGCCGACCGACGTCAACGCCCCCCGGGCCGCCGCCGACGCCGCCTGA
- a CDS encoding DUF1844 domain-containing protein has product MSSEPTDTNASEDEGAIGFDDLTRDIAEVPAVEVITTVAVHLMSAAAVKCGLAEGGAADKDLDEARKLITALAGLVTAGAPEISNFHAAPLRDGLRSLQLAFREASLVPDAPGAGPGEKFTGPVYS; this is encoded by the coding sequence TTGAGCAGCGAGCCCACCGACACCAACGCCTCCGAGGACGAAGGGGCGATCGGCTTCGACGACCTCACCCGTGACATCGCCGAGGTCCCGGCGGTCGAGGTGATCACCACCGTGGCGGTGCACCTGATGAGCGCGGCCGCCGTGAAGTGCGGTCTCGCCGAGGGCGGCGCCGCGGACAAGGACCTCGACGAGGCCCGCAAGCTGATCACCGCGCTGGCCGGCCTGGTGACGGCGGGCGCCCCCGAGATCAGCAACTTCCATGCCGCGCCGCTGCGGGACGGCCTGCGCTCGCTCCAGCTGGCCTTCCGCGAGGCCTCCCTGGTGCCGGACGCCCCGGGCGCCGGCCCCGGCGAGAAGTTCACCGGGCCCGTCTACTCCTGA
- the rpmI gene encoding 50S ribosomal protein L35: MPKQKTHSGASKRFKISGSGKVLRERAGRRHLLEHKPSTLTRKLAGTVVVAPADVKKVKKLLGK; encoded by the coding sequence ATGCCGAAGCAAAAGACGCACAGCGGCGCCAGCAAGCGCTTCAAGATCAGCGGCTCCGGGAAGGTGCTGCGCGAGCGTGCCGGCCGTCGCCACCTGCTCGAGCACAAGCCCTCGACCCTGACCCGCAAGCTCGCCGGGACGGTCGTGGTGGCTCCGGCCGATGTCAAGAAGGTCAAGAAGCTTCTCGGCAAGTGA
- a CDS encoding SDR family oxidoreductase, with translation MSDTPVCRRLVGRTAVVTGAGGGIGLAAARRLAAEGAEVVCADLDERAGAAAARQVGGLFVHTDVTDPAMVEALFDEAYETFGGIDVAFHNAGGRPPGDGSILTTDLDAWRRVQEADLTSVFLCCRAVLPYMRRHGRGSIINAAGFGALPGAEGPAVSAVAAQGGVVALSRELGVRFAREGIRVNALLPGPVGSPQLQEPSAEDLDEAARRLPHVPLGRFAAPEEIAAAVAFLASDDSSFVTASEFPVDGGVSGARGAPLRRPGIG, from the coding sequence ATGTCCGACACCCCGGTCTGCCGCCGCCTGGTCGGACGGACGGCGGTGGTCACCGGCGCGGGCGGCGGGATCGGTCTCGCGGCCGCCCGCCGGCTCGCCGCCGAGGGGGCCGAGGTGGTCTGCGCGGATCTCGACGAGCGGGCCGGCGCGGCCGCGGCGCGACAGGTCGGCGGGCTCTTCGTGCACACCGACGTCACCGACCCGGCCATGGTCGAGGCGCTCTTCGACGAGGCCTACGAGACCTTCGGCGGCATCGACGTGGCCTTCCACAACGCCGGGGGCCGGCCGCCCGGGGACGGCTCGATCCTCACCACCGACCTGGACGCCTGGCGCCGGGTGCAGGAGGCCGACCTCACCTCGGTGTTCCTCTGCTGCCGGGCCGTACTGCCCTACATGCGCCGGCACGGGCGCGGATCCATCATCAACGCCGCCGGGTTCGGAGCCCTCCCGGGCGCCGAGGGCCCGGCGGTCTCGGCGGTCGCGGCCCAGGGCGGGGTGGTGGCGCTGTCGCGCGAGCTGGGGGTGCGGTTCGCCCGCGAGGGGATCCGGGTGAACGCGCTCCTGCCGGGCCCGGTCGGCAGCCCGCAGCTGCAGGAGCCGTCCGCCGAGGACCTGGACGAGGCGGCCCGCCGGCTGCCGCACGTCCCGCTCGGCCGCTTCGCGGCACCGGAGGAGATCGCGGCCGCCGTCGCCTTCCTGGCGAGTGACGACTCCTCGTTCGTCACGGCGAGCGAATTCCCGGTGGACGGCGGGGTCTCCGGTGCCCGCGGCGCCCCGCTCCGGCGCCCGGGAATCGGCTGA
- a CDS encoding DUF2510 domain-containing protein has translation MSETIPAGWYPDPQDTTSDPRPQRWWDGKAWTAGTRPVPSDAPAPAPAEADPASDTPAGPDAPGAPDAPAASDPTGSPDAPAASDPTGSPDAPAAGAEEEPRVLEGEVLQNGASVRYPELPPPIGAVPGGAAPSGRKGFRKPSRAVVVAASVAALLGLAVGSGVTFLAVGGHSETRAAHRDGKNFLFNGENGPRGGVPGQNGRNGQGVPNIPGQNGQGGNGQGVPNLPGQNGQGQNGGRGGGNGSDDGASAGTAADLVNRITLPIPSGWEGGTVAGGYAGLTIGSYTCAGTDSDTCSLGGAVTSRIEGTDAQAAAKADIAKAAQESYGDSPSHEELKSEAVKVAGRDGYLVRWKVKAAKGSDGYVETVVFPTADGKALTALHLGFDVDPKAPDLALMDTIVKGVAEYTGKALPGGAGDGTTT, from the coding sequence GTGAGCGAGACGATTCCCGCCGGGTGGTACCCGGATCCCCAGGACACCACCAGTGACCCCCGGCCGCAGCGCTGGTGGGACGGCAAGGCCTGGACCGCCGGCACCCGCCCGGTGCCCTCGGACGCGCCCGCGCCCGCGCCCGCGGAGGCCGACCCGGCCTCGGACACACCCGCCGGCCCGGACGCCCCCGGTGCCCCGGACGCGCCGGCCGCCTCCGACCCGACCGGATCCCCGGACGCGCCGGCCGCCTCCGACCCGACCGGATCCCCGGACGCGCCGGCCGCCGGTGCCGAGGAGGAGCCCCGGGTGCTGGAGGGCGAGGTGCTGCAGAACGGTGCCTCCGTCCGCTACCCCGAGCTCCCGCCGCCGATCGGGGCGGTGCCGGGCGGGGCGGCCCCGAGCGGCCGGAAGGGCTTCCGCAAGCCGTCCCGGGCGGTCGTCGTGGCGGCGTCCGTCGCGGCGCTGCTGGGTCTGGCGGTCGGCTCCGGGGTCACCTTCCTCGCGGTGGGCGGCCATTCGGAGACCCGCGCGGCCCACCGCGACGGCAAGAACTTCCTCTTCAACGGGGAGAACGGCCCCCGCGGCGGCGTGCCGGGCCAGAACGGGCGCAACGGCCAGGGCGTCCCCAACATCCCGGGGCAGAACGGCCAGGGCGGGAACGGCCAGGGCGTCCCCAACCTGCCGGGGCAGAACGGCCAGGGCCAGAACGGCGGTCGAGGCGGCGGCAACGGTTCCGACGACGGCGCCTCCGCCGGGACGGCCGCCGACCTGGTCAACCGGATCACCCTGCCGATCCCGTCCGGCTGGGAAGGCGGCACCGTCGCCGGCGGCTACGCCGGGCTGACCATCGGCTCCTACACCTGCGCCGGCACCGACAGCGACACCTGCTCGCTCGGCGGCGCGGTCACCAGCCGGATCGAGGGCACCGACGCACAGGCGGCGGCCAAGGCCGACATCGCCAAGGCGGCCCAGGAGTCCTACGGGGACAGCCCGTCCCACGAGGAGCTGAAGTCGGAGGCGGTGAAGGTGGCCGGCCGCGACGGCTACCTCGTCCGCTGGAAGGTGAAGGCGGCCAAGGGCAGCGACGGGTACGTCGAGACGGTGGTCTTCCCCACCGCGGACGGCAAGGCCCTGACCGCCCTGCACCTCGGCTTCGACGTCGACCCCAAGGCGCCGGACCTGGCCCTGATGGACACCATCGTGAAGGGCGTCGCGGAGTACACCGGCAAGGCCCTGCCGGGCGGCGCCGGCGACGGCACCACCACCTGA
- a CDS encoding SseB family protein yields MDRKNIPNPGFADDDGTADPALSRALDRWSRGASAERPDPFADREVLAALRPSRLMVPIVALLGEVETDERGLRHEKTSDMAVPVIEAADGRRALPAFTSLEALARWRADARPAPVAAPQAVLAAYAERADTLLIDPAGPVTYRLSGARMRAVAENREYLPPPADPEVREAVRRVLAAEPAVDAGYLGAGGEGDGTLALVLAPDTAEGELRGTVDRLVAALVGDPVLRVRLDRGLELALLRAELPQEPLYRR; encoded by the coding sequence GTGGACCGCAAGAACATTCCGAACCCAGGTTTCGCCGACGACGACGGCACCGCCGACCCCGCCCTCAGCCGGGCGCTCGACCGCTGGTCGCGGGGCGCGTCCGCGGAGCGGCCGGACCCGTTCGCCGACCGGGAGGTGCTGGCCGCGCTGAGGCCCAGCCGTCTGATGGTCCCGATCGTGGCCCTGCTGGGCGAGGTGGAGACCGACGAGCGCGGCCTGCGGCACGAGAAGACCAGCGACATGGCCGTCCCCGTCATCGAGGCCGCCGACGGCCGGCGGGCGCTGCCGGCCTTCACCTCGTTGGAGGCCCTGGCCCGCTGGCGCGCGGACGCCCGGCCGGCGCCGGTGGCGGCGCCGCAGGCCGTCCTGGCGGCGTACGCGGAGCGGGCGGACACCCTGCTGATCGATCCGGCGGGTCCGGTGACGTACCGGCTGTCAGGTGCCCGGATGCGGGCCGTGGCGGAGAACCGGGAGTACCTGCCGCCGCCGGCCGACCCGGAGGTGCGCGAGGCCGTGCGCCGGGTGCTGGCGGCGGAGCCGGCGGTGGACGCCGGGTATCTGGGCGCGGGCGGGGAGGGGGACGGGACGCTGGCGCTGGTGCTCGCCCCGGACACCGCCGAGGGCGAGCTGCGCGGCACGGTCGACCGGCTGGTCGCGGCGCTGGTCGGCGACCCGGTGCTGCGGGTGCGCCTGGACCGCGGGCTGGAGCTGGCGCTGCTGCGCGCGGAGCTGCCGCAGGAGCCCCTCTACCGGCGCTGA
- the infC gene encoding translation initiation factor IF-3, translated as MSTEPRINDRIRVPEVRLVGPSGEQVGIVPLAKALELAQEYDLDLVEVAATARPPVCKLMDYGKFKYESAMKAREARKNQAHTVIKEMKLRPKIDPHDYDTKKGHVVRFLKQGDKVKITIMFRGREQSRPELGFRLLQRLANDVQDLGFVESSAKQDGRNMIMVLGPHKKKTEAMAEARAIADARKAERQGRNTGPDAAADDDAALEAENAAAEAEADEADDAEDADETDAEVEQPTEVSQDA; from the coding sequence ATCAGCACCGAGCCCCGCATCAACGACCGGATTCGCGTCCCCGAGGTGCGACTCGTCGGTCCCAGCGGCGAGCAGGTCGGCATCGTGCCGCTTGCCAAGGCGCTGGAGCTTGCGCAGGAGTACGACCTCGACCTCGTCGAGGTCGCGGCGACCGCCCGGCCGCCGGTGTGCAAGCTCATGGACTACGGCAAGTTCAAGTACGAGTCGGCCATGAAGGCCCGTGAGGCGCGCAAGAACCAGGCGCACACGGTCATCAAGGAGATGAAGCTCCGGCCGAAGATCGACCCGCACGACTATGACACCAAGAAGGGTCACGTCGTTCGGTTCCTCAAGCAGGGCGACAAGGTCAAGATCACGATCATGTTCCGCGGTCGTGAGCAGTCGCGCCCCGAGCTGGGCTTCCGACTGCTGCAGCGGCTGGCGAACGACGTCCAGGACCTGGGCTTCGTGGAGTCCTCGGCCAAGCAGGACGGCCGTAACATGATCATGGTGCTTGGCCCGCACAAGAAGAAGACCGAGGCGATGGCCGAGGCCCGCGCGATCGCGGACGCCCGTAAGGCCGAGCGTCAGGGCCGCAACACCGGCCCCGACGCCGCCGCGGACGACGACGCAGCGCTTGAGGCCGAGAACGCCGCAGCCGAGGCGGAGGCCGACGAGGCCGACGACGCCGAGGACGCGGACGAGACCGACGCCGAGGTCGAGCAGCCGACCGAGGTCTCCCAGGACGCCTGA
- a CDS encoding amino acid deaminase/aldolase: MAKPEAPARTAAPASPGPTRPSPAADRARYDRATAHLDAPVAIVDLAAFDANADDLVRRAAGKPVRVASKSVRCRALLERVLTRDGFAGIMSFTLEESLWLARAGFDDILLAYPSADRAGYAELTADAALAGAVTVLVDDPAQLDLIDRSRGGNQEVRVCLELDTSLELLGGKVRVGARRSPLRTPDELGALAELVQRRPGFRVVGLMAYEGHIAGVGDSVAGRPLRSRMIRLMQAKARTELATRRAAVVRRLREVADLEFVNGGGTGSVESTVAERAVTEVAAGSGLYVPRLFDNYRAFQGRPAALFAQPVVRRPGLGVVTVLGGGYPASGPAGADRSPVPYLPTGLSYDPMEGAGEVQTPLLGAAADDLLIGDRVWFRHAKAGELCERFAELHLIEGDQVVRSVPTYRGEGKTFL; encoded by the coding sequence ATGGCCAAGCCCGAAGCCCCCGCCCGTACCGCCGCGCCCGCGAGCCCGGGGCCGACCCGGCCGTCACCCGCCGCCGACCGCGCCCGCTACGACCGGGCCACCGCGCACCTGGACGCCCCCGTCGCGATCGTCGACCTGGCCGCCTTCGACGCCAACGCCGACGACCTGGTGCGCCGGGCGGCCGGCAAGCCCGTCCGGGTGGCCAGCAAGTCGGTGCGCTGCCGGGCACTGCTGGAGCGGGTCCTGACCCGGGACGGCTTCGCCGGGATCATGAGCTTCACGCTGGAGGAGTCGCTCTGGCTGGCCCGCGCCGGCTTCGACGACATCCTGCTCGCCTACCCGTCCGCCGACCGGGCCGGCTACGCCGAACTGACCGCCGACGCCGCACTCGCCGGCGCGGTGACCGTCCTGGTGGACGACCCGGCCCAGCTCGACCTGATCGACCGGTCCCGCGGTGGCAACCAGGAGGTCCGGGTCTGCCTGGAGCTGGACACCTCGCTGGAACTCCTCGGCGGCAAGGTCCGGGTCGGCGCCCGGCGATCGCCGCTGCGCACTCCCGACGAGCTGGGCGCGCTCGCCGAACTGGTGCAGCGGCGCCCGGGGTTCCGGGTGGTCGGCCTGATGGCCTACGAGGGGCACATCGCGGGTGTCGGCGACAGCGTCGCGGGGCGTCCGCTGCGCTCGCGGATGATCCGGCTGATGCAGGCCAAGGCGCGCACCGAACTGGCCACGCGCCGGGCCGCGGTGGTACGCCGGCTGCGGGAGGTCGCGGACCTGGAGTTCGTCAACGGGGGCGGGACGGGCAGTGTCGAGTCCACCGTCGCCGAGCGGGCGGTGACCGAGGTGGCGGCCGGGTCCGGCCTGTACGTGCCGCGACTGTTCGACAACTACCGCGCGTTCCAGGGCCGGCCGGCCGCACTGTTCGCCCAGCCGGTGGTGCGCCGCCCCGGCCTGGGGGTGGTGACGGTGCTCGGCGGCGGCTACCCCGCCTCCGGCCCCGCGGGCGCGGACCGCTCCCCCGTCCCGTACCTGCCCACCGGGCTGTCCTACGACCCGATGGAGGGCGCGGGCGAGGTGCAGACACCGCTGCTCGGCGCGGCGGCCGACGACCTGCTGATCGGCGACCGGGTGTGGTTCCGGCACGCCAAGGCGGGCGAGTTGTGCGAGCGGTTCGCCGAGCTGCACCTGATCGAGGGTGACCAGGTGGTGCGCAGCGTGCCGACCTACCGGGGCGAGGGGAAGACCTTCCTCTGA
- a CDS encoding gamma-glutamyl-gamma-aminobutyrate hydrolase family protein, protein MDRRPFIGVSTYLVDVSWSNWRSRRVALVPERYTAFVRDAGGVAVLLPPDAPERAPEVLARLDALVISGGPDMDPAYYGQSPHPLTEADAPERDHWETALVRAALASGLPLLGICRGMQLLNVVCGGSLLQHLPDVVDPDVHAGSPGAYGAHPVRPVPGTLLGDLFPETELTVPTFHHQAVDRLGEGLRVGALAPDGTIEAIEGPGFTLGVQWHPEQGDDLRVMQALVRAATAARTMPLEPLDLLGSAAEAVATAAAASGAATGAVAPVRVGG, encoded by the coding sequence ATGGATCGCAGGCCTTTCATCGGCGTCAGCACCTACCTGGTCGACGTGAGCTGGAGCAACTGGCGGAGCCGACGGGTCGCCCTGGTGCCCGAGCGCTACACGGCGTTCGTCCGGGACGCGGGCGGTGTGGCGGTGCTGCTGCCACCGGACGCGCCGGAGCGCGCGCCGGAGGTGCTCGCCCGGCTGGACGCGCTGGTCATCTCCGGCGGCCCCGACATGGACCCGGCGTACTACGGACAGTCGCCGCACCCGCTCACCGAGGCGGACGCCCCCGAACGGGACCACTGGGAGACCGCCCTCGTCCGGGCCGCGCTGGCCTCCGGGCTGCCGCTGCTCGGCATCTGCCGGGGCATGCAGCTGCTCAACGTGGTGTGCGGCGGCTCGCTGCTGCAGCACCTGCCGGACGTGGTCGACCCCGACGTGCACGCGGGTTCGCCCGGCGCGTACGGCGCCCATCCGGTCCGGCCGGTGCCGGGCACCCTGCTCGGCGACCTCTTCCCCGAGACCGAGCTGACCGTGCCGACCTTCCACCACCAGGCCGTGGACCGGCTGGGCGAGGGGCTGCGGGTCGGCGCGCTGGCCCCCGACGGGACGATCGAGGCGATCGAGGGGCCGGGCTTCACCCTCGGCGTGCAGTGGCACCCGGAGCAGGGCGACGACCTGCGGGTGATGCAGGCGCTGGTCCGGGCCGCGACGGCCGCCCGGACGATGCCGCTGGAACCGCTGGACCTGCTGGGCTCCGCGGCCGAGGCGGTCGCCACGGCCGCCGCGGCATCGGGCGCGGCGACGGGCGCGGTGGCTCCGGTCCGGGTGGGCGGCTGA